One stretch of Sulfuricystis multivorans DNA includes these proteins:
- the ccmC gene encoding heme ABC transporter permease CcmC, giving the protein MRGNRASLEPPARGAKGGGFINWFKFASPQSFYPLAGKMIPWFWGLAAIFLVVGLYISFFVAPTDFQQGEGYRIIFIHVPAAWMSMFLYCVMAGWAGIGLALNTRLSGMMAQAIAPTGALMAFLSLWTGAFWGKPMWGAWWVWDARLTSSLILFFLYIGFIALQAAIDDARRADKAGAILALVGVVNVPIIYFSVKWWNTLHQGASVAINKAPAMATTMLLGMLIMALAFWMYAIAVILTRVRAIILEREAHTEWAKELPEVKGANA; this is encoded by the coding sequence ATGCGAGGAAACCGAGCCAGTCTGGAACCCCCCGCGAGGGGGGCGAAGGGGGGCGGGTTCATCAACTGGTTCAAGTTCGCCAGCCCGCAGAGCTTCTACCCTCTCGCCGGCAAGATGATCCCGTGGTTCTGGGGATTGGCGGCGATCTTCCTGGTCGTCGGGCTCTATATCAGCTTCTTCGTCGCGCCGACCGATTTCCAGCAAGGCGAAGGCTACCGGATCATCTTCATCCACGTCCCGGCGGCCTGGATGTCGATGTTCCTCTACTGCGTGATGGCGGGCTGGGCGGGTATTGGTCTCGCGCTCAACACACGCCTTTCCGGGATGATGGCACAGGCCATCGCCCCGACCGGCGCGCTGATGGCTTTCCTCTCGCTGTGGACCGGCGCCTTCTGGGGCAAGCCGATGTGGGGTGCCTGGTGGGTGTGGGATGCGCGGCTTACCTCCTCGCTGATCCTGTTCTTCCTCTACATCGGTTTCATCGCACTGCAGGCGGCGATCGACGACGCGCGCCGTGCCGACAAGGCCGGCGCGATCCTCGCGCTGGTCGGCGTGGTGAACGTGCCGATCATTTATTTCTCGGTGAAATGGTGGAACACGCTGCATCAGGGCGCCTCGGTGGCGATCAACAAGGCGCCGGCGATGGCGACGACGATGCTTCTTGGGATGCTGATCATGGCGCTGGCGTTCTGGATGTATGCGATCGCCGTGATCCTGACGCGCGTGCGCGCGATCATCCTGGAGCGCGAGGCGCACACCGAATGGGCCAAGGAACTGCCGGAAGTGAAAGGGGCAAACGCATGA
- the ccmE gene encoding cytochrome c maturation protein CcmE, translating to MKPRHKRIALIVGGLTALGLAAAFVLNALDSNLAFFVTPSEIAAGKAPQGKTFRVGGMVKEGSLTRDNLTVSFVITDTARDVKVIYTGILPDLFKEGKGAVAQGRMNPDGTFTATEVLAKHDENYMPPEAGHAIEQAQKAQKTLRQ from the coding sequence ATGAAACCACGTCACAAACGCATCGCTCTGATCGTCGGCGGCCTTACCGCCCTCGGGCTAGCCGCCGCCTTCGTGCTCAACGCCCTGGACAGCAATCTCGCCTTCTTCGTCACGCCCTCCGAAATCGCCGCAGGCAAGGCGCCGCAGGGCAAGACCTTCCGCGTCGGCGGCATGGTCAAGGAAGGCTCGCTCACGCGCGACAACCTGACCGTCAGTTTCGTGATCACCGACACGGCCCGCGACGTGAAGGTGATCTACACCGGCATCCTTCCCGACCTGTTCAAGGAAGGCAAGGGCGCGGTAGCCCAGGGCCGCATGAACCCCGACGGCACCTTCACCGCCACCGAAGTGCTCGCAAAACATGACGAGAACTATATGCCTCCAGAGGCGGGCCACGCCATCGAGCAAGCGCAGAAAGCGCAAAAAACCCTTCGACAATAA
- a CDS encoding RnfABCDGE type electron transport complex subunit B: MESVSNLAVAGGFMAALGTVLAAILAFASRKLFVREDPRIEQVEELLPKSNCGACGMPGCRGFAEKVVAGEVVPAQCTVSSPQQRKDIAHLLGVDPGNIEKKVARLACAGGRHVAYQRARYAGLKTCRAAAVVGGGGKECAWGCLGLGDCEAVCDFDALHLDEHGLPVVDADKCAACNDCVEVCPKGLFSLEPVSRKLWVACKNHADGDTAERACEVACTACGKCVADAAPGLIRLDDNLAAIRYELNQWATRTPIERCPTGAIVWFETPNKAVKGAAAKKILRQDALPLLQ; encoded by the coding sequence ATGGAATCGGTGTCGAATCTGGCGGTGGCGGGTGGATTCATGGCTGCGTTGGGGACCGTCTTGGCGGCGATCCTCGCGTTTGCTAGCCGCAAGCTCTTCGTCCGCGAAGACCCGCGTATCGAGCAAGTCGAGGAGCTGCTTCCCAAATCGAATTGCGGCGCCTGCGGGATGCCGGGCTGCCGCGGCTTCGCCGAAAAGGTCGTGGCGGGCGAAGTCGTGCCCGCGCAATGCACGGTGAGCTCGCCGCAACAACGCAAGGACATTGCGCATCTGCTCGGCGTCGATCCCGGCAACATCGAAAAGAAAGTCGCCCGGCTCGCCTGCGCCGGTGGCCGCCATGTTGCCTATCAGCGCGCGCGCTACGCCGGACTGAAGACCTGCCGTGCTGCGGCAGTGGTCGGCGGTGGCGGCAAGGAATGCGCCTGGGGCTGTTTGGGGCTGGGGGACTGCGAAGCCGTCTGCGATTTCGACGCATTGCATCTCGACGAGCATGGGCTACCGGTGGTCGATGCCGACAAATGTGCGGCCTGCAACGACTGTGTCGAAGTTTGTCCCAAGGGCCTGTTTTCTCTGGAGCCGGTCAGCCGTAAGCTTTGGGTGGCTTGCAAGAACCACGCCGATGGCGACACCGCCGAACGGGCCTGCGAGGTCGCCTGCACCGCCTGTGGCAAATGCGTCGCCGATGCGGCGCCAGGGCTGATCCGTTTGGACGACAACCTCGCGGCGATTCGCTACGAACTGAACCAGTGGGCGACACGCACGCCGATCGAACGTTGCCCGACCGGCGCGATCGTCTGGTTCGAAACACCGAACAAGGCGGTCAAAGGCGCGGCCGCCAAAAAGATCCTGCGGCAGGACGCCCTGCCCTTGCTGCAATGA
- the ccmB gene encoding heme exporter protein CcmB: protein MKAVLAVIRRDLLLAARRKSEVLTALFFFIIVVSLFPLGIGPEPALLRKIAPGILWVAALLATMLGLTRLFAPDHADGTLEQMALSPNPLGLLIAGKIISHWLTTGLPLVLLAPVLGIQFDLEPEALGILVVALLLGTPLLSLIGAIGAALTLGVRGGGVLLSLLVLPLYVPTLIFGAGAVEMVVSGLSPAGHLSLLAALLALAVFFAPWATTAALRIALE, encoded by the coding sequence ATGAAGGCGGTGCTGGCCGTCATCCGCCGCGACCTGCTGCTGGCGGCGCGCCGGAAGAGCGAGGTGCTCACCGCGCTGTTCTTCTTCATCATCGTCGTCAGCCTGTTTCCGCTGGGCATCGGCCCGGAACCAGCCCTGCTGAGGAAGATCGCACCGGGCATCCTCTGGGTGGCGGCGCTCCTTGCGACGATGCTCGGCTTGACGCGTCTGTTCGCGCCCGACCACGCCGATGGCACGCTCGAGCAGATGGCGCTCTCGCCCAACCCGTTGGGCCTGCTGATCGCGGGTAAAATCATCAGTCACTGGCTCACGACGGGACTGCCGCTGGTGCTGCTCGCGCCGGTGCTCGGCATCCAGTTCGATCTCGAACCCGAGGCGCTCGGCATCCTGGTGGTAGCCTTGCTGCTGGGCACGCCGCTTTTGTCGCTGATCGGCGCGATCGGCGCGGCGCTCACTCTCGGCGTGCGTGGCGGCGGTGTACTGCTGTCCCTGCTGGTGCTGCCGCTTTATGTACCGACGCTGATCTTCGGCGCCGGTGCGGTGGAGATGGTCGTCTCGGGTTTGAGCCCCGCCGGACATTTGTCTTTGTTGGCCGCGCTGTTGGCGCTGGCAGTGTTTTTCGCGCCGTGGGCGACCACGGCCGCTTTGAGGATTGCGCTTGAGTAA
- the ccmA gene encoding cytochrome c biogenesis heme-transporting ATPase CcmA has protein sequence MLTANALSCVRGERRLFAGLDLAVGPGEWLHVQGENGAGKTSLLRILAGLSPPAAGEVRWRNEPIRELAEEYHRHLLFLGHHGAVKEELTPLENLTFSALLDGVRLSDAEALAALARFGLRGREDLAVRFLSAGQKRRVLLARLAVKKATLWILDEPFTALDVKAVELLSGLIVEHVTSGGIVILTSHQSIPLPNGKVLKVGT, from the coding sequence ATGCTGACAGCCAACGCCCTTTCCTGCGTGCGCGGCGAACGCCGCCTGTTTGCCGGGCTCGATCTCGCGGTCGGCCCGGGCGAGTGGCTGCACGTGCAAGGAGAGAACGGTGCCGGCAAGACGAGCCTGTTGCGCATCCTCGCTGGCCTTTCGCCACCGGCGGCCGGTGAAGTGCGTTGGCGCAATGAGCCGATCCGGGAGCTGGCCGAGGAGTACCATCGCCATCTGCTGTTCCTCGGCCACCACGGTGCCGTCAAGGAAGAGCTCACACCGCTGGAAAACCTCACCTTCTCCGCTTTGCTCGACGGGGTCAGGCTTTCAGATGCCGAGGCGCTTGCTGCCTTGGCGCGCTTTGGCTTGAGAGGCCGCGAGGACCTGGCGGTGCGCTTTCTCTCCGCCGGCCAGAAGCGCCGCGTGCTGCTCGCGCGACTGGCGGTGAAGAAGGCCACATTGTGGATCCTCGACGAGCCCTTCACCGCGCTCGACGTCAAGGCCGTCGAATTGCTTTCCGGCTTGATCGTCGAGCACGTCACGAGCGGCGGCATCGTGATCCTGACCAGCCACCAGAGCATTCCGCTGCCGAATGGCAAGGTTCTCAAGGTGGGCACATGA
- a CDS encoding 2-oxoacid:acceptor oxidoreductase family protein: MKLFKSEKSASGQQAPQVKYPGIRDAVDGNTAVIHVEREASDAAGAYPITPSTQMGEYWAEEVAKGRLNISQRPLVFIEPESEHAAAGVTAGMAMAGLRATNFSSAQGVAFMHESLYGAVGKRLPYVLNMGCRAITKASLNVHCSHDDYHCVDDTGFIQVMAKNATECADLNLIARKIAELSLTPAIVGQDGFLTTHLIESTLLPERELIEEFVGRPDDIIDTPTPAQAMIYGPKRRRVPAIWDVDVPLVSGVVQNQDAYMQATAGQRPYFFDHIEEIADACMAEYAALTGRRYGRISTYKTEDADWLIVGMGSMVVQAECVADYLRKTRGLMVGVVNVTMYRPFPGDLLGKVLKGKKGVAVLERTDQPLAEDLPLMREVRATVTKCIENGLALDGEKPYPGYASFAAGEMPRLYSGCYGLGSRDLQPEGLIAAVENMLPNGAKRKFFYLSIDFVRDPLNPKDEVHQQELQEKYPQIRALGIRGSENPNLLPQGAITVRMHSVGGWGAITTGKNLAMTLFELLGWDIKANPKYGSEKKGQPTTYYLSAAPEPIRINCEYTYVDVVLAPDPNVFGHSNPLSGLKKGGVFIIQSNLGDETWASFPVWAQKFIVDNDIRVFYLDAFQIAREEAGSADLQLRMQGIVFQGAFFAASPVMQNAKLGEEALFAAIEAQLQAKFGSKGARVVQDNLRSIKRGYTELKEITAKEVGKTRKRLVKKDAGLPVMLKELPAADGHVADIHRFWEQTGHFYLTGKGSDNLVDPFIGTSLMPAASGVFRDMTGIRFEHPVWIAENCTACGNCYTECPDSAIPGLVSTIGDVFNTVVNRIETAGTPTRFLRRGVRTLEKKLRALIGDSDGVAVRPLIDKAIEETIAEADEDDWERMGAEFKLFASELGDFQFATTKPYWSLKEKKAKGTGGLFSITINPYTCKACALCVTVCEDDALKMVTQTDETVERLRRDWNLWLDLPTTPKEYSRIDSLDEKIGALETLLLDKHNYNSMNCGDGACLGCGEKTAIHLFTSTVTALMQPRVKAFVAKLDDLIARLEQHMRIKLASAVDLTDTQAVLKAVEATGQHDLTLSNLAAKLTENKPSQLLDPVWVKNTAQLLEKLKDLKWRYVAGPTGRGRAEMGIVNSTGCTSVWGSTYPFHPYPFPWTSHLFQDSPSVAMGLFEGHMAKMAEGFKAVRMAEKELAGDYLPERDDGFFRRFTWHDFNAEEWLLCPPVVALGGDGAMYDIGFQNLSRALMSGMPIKVLVVDTQVYSNTGGQACTSGFISQVSDMAPYGKVQHGKQETRKEISLIGLAHRTAYVMQGTIAHVNHLLESYIDGINSRRPALFNVYAVCPPEHGVGDDRSVEQSKLAVESRAYPLFRFNPDLGTTFHETVSLEGNPAIDADWPTYTLKYKDEAGHEQSMTLPMTFADFAATETRFLKHFKKAPPETWNENMVLLADFIQLDEDEREGKFPFIWAVDAKNRLMRLLVTAEMVRSTEERLAFWRQLRNIAGLDAQPVDTAEIAERVRADLLAKISNTLGLTGSDYAPGAVLPAPSLQQPVESGASAAGDYEPVWIESPECTACDECMTIAPKVFAYNAQKQAIVIDPKGAKFADIVKAAEKCTAGCIHPGTPWNRAEPGIDKLIARAAKYN; this comes from the coding sequence ATGAAACTGTTCAAGTCCGAGAAGAGCGCGAGCGGCCAGCAGGCCCCGCAGGTCAAGTATCCGGGCATCCGCGATGCGGTCGATGGCAACACTGCGGTCATTCATGTCGAGCGTGAGGCGTCGGATGCCGCCGGCGCCTATCCGATCACGCCTTCGACACAGATGGGCGAATACTGGGCGGAAGAGGTCGCCAAGGGCCGTCTGAACATTTCGCAGCGGCCGCTGGTCTTCATCGAGCCGGAATCCGAGCACGCCGCCGCCGGGGTCACGGCCGGCATGGCAATGGCGGGCTTGCGGGCGACGAACTTCTCCTCGGCGCAAGGTGTCGCCTTCATGCACGAATCGCTCTACGGCGCGGTTGGCAAGCGCCTGCCTTATGTGCTCAACATGGGCTGCCGCGCGATCACCAAGGCCTCGCTGAACGTGCATTGCAGCCACGACGATTATCACTGCGTCGATGACACCGGCTTCATCCAGGTGATGGCGAAGAACGCCACCGAATGCGCCGATTTGAACCTGATCGCGCGCAAAATCGCCGAACTGTCGCTCACCCCGGCGATCGTCGGTCAGGACGGCTTTCTGACCACCCATCTGATCGAATCGACGTTGCTGCCGGAACGCGAGCTGATCGAGGAATTCGTCGGCCGGCCCGATGACATCATCGACACCCCCACTCCTGCGCAGGCCATGATCTACGGCCCGAAGCGCCGCCGCGTGCCGGCGATCTGGGATGTGGATGTGCCACTCGTTTCCGGCGTGGTGCAGAACCAGGATGCCTACATGCAGGCGACCGCCGGCCAGCGGCCTTACTTCTTCGATCACATCGAGGAAATCGCCGATGCCTGTATGGCCGAATATGCGGCGTTGACTGGGCGGCGTTACGGCCGCATTTCCACTTACAAGACCGAAGACGCCGACTGGCTGATCGTCGGGATGGGCAGCATGGTCGTCCAGGCCGAATGTGTCGCCGACTATCTGCGTAAGACGCGCGGCCTTATGGTCGGCGTGGTGAATGTCACGATGTATCGTCCCTTCCCCGGCGATCTGCTCGGCAAGGTTTTGAAGGGCAAGAAGGGTGTGGCGGTGCTCGAACGCACCGACCAGCCGCTCGCCGAAGATCTGCCGCTGATGCGCGAGGTGCGCGCCACCGTCACCAAGTGCATCGAGAACGGCCTGGCGCTCGATGGGGAGAAACCTTACCCCGGCTATGCGAGTTTCGCGGCGGGCGAGATGCCACGCCTGTATTCCGGCTGCTATGGCCTGGGCTCGCGTGACCTGCAACCCGAAGGGTTGATCGCTGCGGTCGAGAACATGCTGCCCAATGGGGCCAAGCGCAAGTTCTTCTATCTGTCGATCGACTTCGTGCGCGATCCGCTCAACCCCAAGGACGAGGTGCATCAGCAGGAGCTGCAGGAAAAATATCCGCAGATCCGCGCCTTGGGCATCCGCGGCAGCGAAAATCCCAACCTGCTGCCCCAAGGGGCGATCACGGTGCGCATGCACTCGGTGGGCGGCTGGGGCGCGATCACCACCGGCAAGAATCTGGCGATGACCCTGTTCGAGCTGCTCGGCTGGGACATCAAAGCCAACCCGAAATACGGCTCCGAGAAGAAGGGGCAGCCGACCACCTATTATCTTTCGGCCGCGCCGGAGCCGATCCGCATCAATTGCGAATATACCTATGTCGATGTCGTGCTCGCGCCCGACCCGAACGTGTTCGGCCACTCCAATCCACTCTCCGGCCTGAAGAAGGGGGGCGTGTTCATCATCCAGTCGAATCTGGGCGATGAAACCTGGGCCAGTTTCCCGGTCTGGGCGCAGAAGTTCATCGTCGACAACGATATCCGCGTCTTCTATCTCGATGCCTTCCAGATCGCGCGCGAAGAAGCCGGCTCGGCCGACCTGCAATTGCGCATGCAGGGTATCGTCTTCCAGGGCGCGTTCTTCGCGGCAAGCCCGGTGATGCAAAACGCCAAGCTTGGCGAAGAGGCGCTGTTTGCCGCGATCGAGGCACAATTGCAGGCCAAGTTCGGCAGCAAGGGCGCCCGCGTCGTGCAGGACAACCTGCGCTCAATCAAGCGCGGCTACACGGAACTCAAGGAGATCACCGCCAAGGAGGTCGGCAAGACGCGCAAGCGGCTGGTCAAAAAGGATGCCGGCCTGCCGGTGATGCTGAAAGAATTGCCCGCCGCCGATGGGCACGTCGCCGACATCCACCGTTTCTGGGAGCAGACCGGCCACTTCTATCTCACCGGCAAAGGCTCCGACAATCTCGTCGACCCGTTCATCGGCACTTCATTGATGCCAGCCGCTTCCGGCGTGTTCCGCGACATGACCGGCATCCGCTTCGAGCATCCGGTATGGATCGCAGAGAACTGCACCGCCTGCGGCAACTGCTACACCGAGTGCCCGGATTCGGCGATTCCCGGCCTGGTGAGCACGATCGGCGACGTCTTCAATACCGTCGTCAACCGCATCGAGACCGCCGGCACGCCGACGCGCTTCCTGCGGCGCGGCGTGCGCACGCTGGAAAAGAAGCTGCGCGCGCTGATCGGCGACAGCGACGGCGTCGCGGTGCGGCCGCTGATCGACAAGGCGATCGAGGAAACCATCGCCGAGGCGGACGAGGACGATTGGGAAAGAATGGGCGCCGAGTTCAAGCTGTTTGCCAGCGAACTCGGCGACTTCCAGTTCGCTACCACCAAGCCCTACTGGAGCCTGAAGGAGAAAAAGGCCAAGGGCACAGGCGGCCTGTTTTCGATCACCATCAATCCCTACACCTGCAAAGCTTGCGCGCTGTGTGTGACGGTGTGCGAGGACGATGCGCTGAAGATGGTGACGCAAACCGACGAAACGGTCGAACGCTTGCGCCGCGACTGGAATCTCTGGCTCGATCTGCCGACCACGCCGAAGGAATACAGCCGCATCGACAGCCTGGATGAAAAGATCGGCGCGCTCGAAACTCTGCTCCTCGACAAGCACAACTACAACTCGATGAACTGCGGCGACGGCGCATGTCTCGGTTGTGGCGAGAAGACGGCGATCCATCTGTTCACCTCGACGGTCACCGCGCTGATGCAACCCCGCGTGAAGGCCTTCGTCGCCAAACTCGATGACCTGATCGCGCGCCTCGAACAGCACATGCGCATCAAGCTGGCTTCCGCCGTCGACCTCACCGACACCCAGGCGGTGCTCAAGGCCGTCGAAGCCACTGGCCAGCATGACCTGACGCTGTCGAACCTCGCTGCCAAGCTCACCGAGAACAAACCTTCGCAGCTGCTCGACCCAGTGTGGGTGAAGAACACTGCCCAACTGCTGGAAAAACTGAAAGACCTCAAGTGGCGCTATGTCGCCGGCCCGACCGGCCGCGGCCGCGCCGAGATGGGCATCGTCAACTCGACCGGCTGCACCTCGGTGTGGGGCTCGACCTACCCCTTCCATCCTTATCCCTTCCCGTGGACCTCGCATCTATTCCAGGATTCGCCTTCCGTCGCGATGGGCCTGTTCGAGGGGCACATGGCGAAGATGGCCGAGGGCTTCAAGGCGGTGCGCATGGCCGAGAAGGAGCTCGCCGGCGATTATCTGCCGGAGCGCGACGACGGCTTCTTCCGCCGTTTCACCTGGCATGATTTCAATGCGGAAGAATGGCTGCTCTGCCCCCCGGTGGTCGCCTTGGGCGGCGATGGCGCGATGTATGACATCGGCTTCCAGAACCTATCGCGTGCGCTGATGTCCGGCATGCCGATCAAGGTGCTGGTGGTCGACACCCAGGTGTATTCGAACACCGGCGGTCAGGCCTGCACCTCGGGCTTCATCTCGCAGGTCTCCGACATGGCGCCGTATGGCAAGGTGCAGCATGGCAAGCAGGAAACGCGCAAGGAGATCAGTCTGATTGGCCTGGCGCATCGCACCGCCTATGTGATGCAAGGCACGATCGCCCATGTCAATCACCTGCTGGAAAGCTACATCGATGGCATCAACAGCCGCCGCCCGGCGCTGTTCAACGTCTATGCGGTCTGCCCGCCCGAACATGGCGTCGGCGACGACCGTAGCGTCGAGCAGAGCAAGCTGGCGGTGGAAAGTCGCGCCTATCCGCTATTCCGCTTCAACCCCGATCTGGGTACCACCTTCCACGAGACCGTCAGCCTGGAAGGCAACCCGGCGATCGATGCGGATTGGCCGACCTATACGCTCAAATACAAGGACGAGGCTGGCCACGAGCAAAGCATGACCCTGCCGATGACCTTCGCCGACTTCGCCGCCACCGAGACGCGTTTCTTGAAGCATTTCAAGAAGGCGCCGCCGGAGACCTGGAACGAGAACATGGTGCTGCTCGCCGATTTCATCCAGCTCGACGAAGACGAGCGCGAAGGCAAGTTCCCGTTCATCTGGGCCGTCGATGCCAAGAACCGCTTGATGCGCCTGTTGGTCACGGCGGAGATGGTGCGCTCGACCGAAGAGCGCCTCGCTTTCTGGCGTCAGTTGCGCAACATCGCCGGACTCGATGCACAGCCGGTGGATACCGCGGAGATCGCCGAGCGCGTGCGCGCCGATTTACTGGCCAAGATCAGCAACACGCTGGGGCTTACCGGCAGCGATTACGCTCCCGGTGCAGTTTTGCCAGCGCCGAGTCTGCAACAGCCAGTGGAAAGCGGCGCGTCGGCGGCGGGCGATTACGAACCGGTATGGATCGAGTCGCCCGAATGCACGGCATGCGACGAATGCATGACCATCGCGCCGAAGGTATTCGCTTACAACGCCCAGAAGCAGGCGATCGTCATCGATCCGAAGGGCGCCAAGTTCGCCGACATCGTCAAGGCAGCGGAGAAATGCACCGCAGGATGCATCCATCCGGGCACGCCGTGGAACCGAGCGGAACCTGGCATCGACAAACTGATCGCGCGCGCCGCGAAATACAACTGA
- a CDS encoding heme lyase CcmF/NrfE family subunit: MIPELGHFALLLSLFVALVLGILPLAGAQRGKPQWMALARPATLALFLLIAFSFASLGWAFYGNDFSVLYVAAHSNTQLPTMYRLSAVWGGHEGSLLLWVLMLAGWMLAVATFSRQLPEAMVARVLGVLGLVMVGLLAFVVFTSNPFDRVFPPPAEGRSLNPLLQDPGLVFHPPMLYMGYVGFSVAFAFAISALIAGQLDAAWARWSRPWTTAAWIFLTLGIALGSWWAYYELGWGGWWFWDPVENASFMPWLVGTALIHSLAVTEKRGSFKNWTVLLAIAAFSLSLLGTFLVRSGVLTSVHAFATDPRRGIFILILLAIVVGSSLLLFAARAPKVSLGGGFALVSRETFLLVNNVLLVVAAASVLLGTLYPLIVDALGLGKISVGPPYFNAVFVPIMLPLLVLVAIGPVARWKHDDLKTILARLWPAAIVAVVAGIALPFLAGGWNGAVALGLALVGWMAAAIVLQAADRLKKPGAPTRSWWGMQLAHFGLAAFVVGVTMVSNYQEERDVRMEPGDTVSVGGHEFKFLGVREADGPNYRASVGSFELFRNGRMLRTLHPEKRDYGLGSMPMTEAAIDAGFTRDVYVSLGEPLANDKENGAWAVRVYYKPFVDWIWGGCLLMALGGLIAASDRRYRLRVTRAASVPAGAVA, from the coding sequence ATGATTCCAGAACTCGGGCATTTCGCCCTGCTGCTCTCCCTGTTCGTCGCGCTGGTACTGGGCATCCTGCCCTTGGCCGGCGCCCAGCGCGGCAAGCCGCAATGGATGGCGCTGGCCCGACCGGCGACGCTGGCCTTGTTCCTCTTGATCGCTTTTTCCTTCGCCAGTCTCGGCTGGGCTTTTTATGGCAACGATTTCAGCGTCCTTTATGTCGCCGCGCACTCGAACACCCAGCTGCCGACGATGTACCGGCTCTCCGCGGTCTGGGGTGGTCATGAGGGTTCGCTACTGCTTTGGGTTCTGATGCTCGCCGGCTGGATGCTGGCCGTCGCCACGTTTTCGCGCCAGTTGCCCGAGGCGATGGTCGCGCGCGTGCTGGGCGTGCTCGGCCTGGTGATGGTCGGGCTGCTCGCCTTCGTCGTGTTCACTTCCAACCCCTTCGACCGGGTCTTTCCGCCGCCGGCCGAGGGCCGCTCGCTCAATCCCCTGCTGCAAGACCCGGGGCTCGTCTTTCACCCGCCGATGCTCTACATGGGTTATGTCGGCTTCTCGGTCGCCTTTGCGTTCGCGATCTCGGCGCTGATCGCCGGCCAGCTCGATGCCGCCTGGGCGCGCTGGTCGCGCCCGTGGACCACCGCCGCGTGGATCTTCCTGACGCTGGGCATCGCGCTCGGTTCCTGGTGGGCCTACTACGAGCTCGGCTGGGGCGGCTGGTGGTTCTGGGATCCGGTCGAGAACGCCTCATTCATGCCTTGGCTGGTCGGCACCGCGCTGATCCATTCCTTGGCCGTGACCGAAAAGCGCGGCAGCTTCAAGAACTGGACCGTGCTGTTGGCGATCGCGGCCTTCTCGCTGTCGCTGTTGGGCACCTTCCTGGTGCGCTCCGGCGTGCTCACCTCGGTGCATGCCTTCGCTACCGACCCGCGCCGCGGCATCTTCATCCTGATCCTCCTGGCGATCGTCGTCGGCAGCTCGCTTTTGCTGTTCGCGGCACGAGCACCGAAGGTGAGCTTGGGCGGCGGCTTCGCGCTCGTCTCGCGCGAAACCTTCCTGCTCGTCAACAACGTGCTGTTGGTGGTCGCGGCCGCCAGCGTGTTGCTCGGCACGCTCTATCCGCTGATCGTCGATGCATTGGGTTTGGGCAAGATCTCCGTCGGCCCGCCTTACTTCAATGCCGTGTTCGTGCCGATCATGCTGCCTCTCCTGGTCCTGGTGGCCATCGGGCCGGTCGCACGTTGGAAGCACGACGACCTGAAAACTATCCTCGCCAGGCTCTGGCCGGCGGCCATCGTCGCCGTAGTGGCAGGCATTGCGCTGCCTTTCCTTGCCGGCGGCTGGAACGGCGCCGTGGCACTGGGGCTGGCGCTGGTCGGCTGGATGGCCGCCGCCATCGTGTTGCAAGCAGCCGACCGCTTGAAGAAACCCGGCGCGCCGACGCGTTCCTGGTGGGGCATGCAGCTCGCGCACTTCGGTCTCGCGGCTTTCGTCGTCGGCGTGACGATGGTCTCCAATTACCAGGAAGAGCGCGATGTGCGCATGGAGCCGGGCGACACGGTCAGCGTCGGCGGCCACGAATTCAAGTTCCTCGGCGTGCGCGAGGCAGACGGCCCGAACTATCGTGCGTCGGTGGGCAGTTTCGAGCTCTTTCGCAATGGTCGTATGCTGCGCACGCTGCATCCGGAAAAACGCGACTATGGTCTTGGCTCGATGCCGATGACCGAGGCCGCGATCGATGCCGGCTTCACTCGTGACGTCTATGTCTCGCTGGGCGAGCCGCTTGCCAATGACAAGGAAAACGGCGCCTGGGCGGTGCGTGTCTATTACAAGCCTTTCGTGGACTGGATCTGGGGCGGCTGTCTGCTGATGGCGTTAGGGGGCCTCATCGCCGCCAGCGACCGCCGCTACCGCCTGCGCGTTACGCGCGCGGCGAGCGTTCCGGCAGGAGCTGTGGCATGA
- the ccmD gene encoding heme exporter protein CcmD, with the protein MNWGSAAEFFAMGGYGLYVWGSFGVCALLMITEPILVRQRHKNILRILRRERLAESFETTP; encoded by the coding sequence ATGAACTGGGGCTCAGCGGCCGAATTCTTCGCGATGGGTGGCTACGGCCTCTATGTCTGGGGCAGCTTTGGCGTCTGCGCTTTGCTGATGATCACGGAACCAATTCTGGTCCGTCAGCGTCACAAGAACATTTTGCGCATCCTCCGCCGCGAGCGGCTGGCCGAATCCTTCGAGACAACGCCATGA